DNA sequence from the Arthrobacter sp. FB24 genome:
CCGTCGATCACCAAGCCCTTGCAGCCGCGGGCGGTCAGCGAGGTGGCGAGCAGCTCGCCGAAGAAGCCGTCCTCGCTTTCGGTAGTGCAGCCGGCGACGATCACATCGCCTTCCTGCACCTGCTCGACGGCGACGTGGAACATCCAGTTGTCACCAGGCTGTAGCAGCACGGTCACTGCCGGACCACAGAGCTTAGCGCCGGTGTAGGCCGGCCTGATGTAGGGGCGCAGGAGCCCGACTCGCCCCATCGCCTCATGGATAGTGGAGACGCCGAACTGCGAAAGCCGTTTGACGTCCGTGGGATCCGGACGTTCGATGTTGGTGCGGACGATGCCGAGGTTGTTCAGTCGCATTGATGGTCCTCTCAGAGCCCGCGCGCAATAAGGGCGCGGTCAAGCCGTGGGTAGACACGGCGGGCGTTGTCTTCGAACACCTGCGCGCGCTGCGCGTCGTTCAGGTTCGTGGTGGCGTCGACGTACCGCTTGGTGTCGTCGAAGTAGTGTCCGCTGCGCGGGTCGACGTCGCGCACGGCGCCGATCATCTCGCTCGCGAACAGGATGTTCTCGGTCGGGACGACCTTGGTGAGAAGGTCGATGCCCGGCTGGTGGTACACGCAGGTGTCGAAGAACACGTTGTTCAGCAGGTGCTCCTCGATTGCGGGCTTGCCCAGCGCCATTGCGAGCCCACGGAAGCGCCCCCAGTGGTAGGGAACGGCGCCGCCGCCGTGAGGGATTACGAGCTTCAACTCGGGAAAGTCGCCGAACAGGTCGCCCTGGAGTAGTTGCATGAACGCGGTGGTGTCGGCATTGAGGTAGTGCGCTCCGGTCG
Encoded proteins:
- the ligK gene encoding 4-carboxy-4-hydroxy-2-oxoadipate aldolase/oxaloacetate decarboxylase, with product MNNLGIVRTNIERPDPTDVKRLSQFGVSTIHEAMGRVGLLRPYIRPAYTGAKLCGPAVTVLLQPGDNWMFHVAVEQVQEGDVIVAGCTTESEDGFFGELLATSLTARGCKGLVIDGGVRDVADLEKMDFPVFSRAVNAKGTVKATLGSVNIPVVVANAVVNSGDVVVADVDGVVVVPRELVRAVADASQKREDNEEAKRMKFREGALGLDVYGMRGPLAKAGLEYVEN